GTTTAGTTCACGTGAGGGTGACAAACATGAAAAAATTCTGACAAAAAAACGATTTGTGACAAAATTGTCACCTTATGTCAGCTAAAGTTATCATGAAAAGACGTTTGGGACGACATTCTTAAAATCCAACCATTTATCGTTTTTTTGTTTAACATAGTTGTGAGAGAAGTAATAGCTGTTTTTTTAACATACGGCGTTGCATGCACGCGAAAAAAGACTAGTAGTCTTTTTTTGTTTAATATGTTTCtaaattctgtttttgtgtgcCGAAATTACAAAATTCCCGCCAGCCGCGGAGAATTTCCTGTTGCCTACCATTTcggccacgtcatcgatccgagGCACCAGCCTCTCCACCAATCAGCGGGCACCTCCTCCCCGCTATATACTTCCTCCGCCCCCGCCTCCATTCACATCTGCAATTCCCCACCTCCCAGCGAAACGCCTCCCACTCCCTTCTCCCACCTCCGAAGCAGCAGCAGCCATGGCCCCcagacaagaagcccgacgccgaGAGCAAGGTCGAGAAGGCGGCGGAGAAGACCCCCGCCCGCAAGAAGCCCAATGCCGAGAAGCGGGTGCCGGCGGGCAAGACGGCGGCCAAGGAGGGCGAGGGCAAGACGAGGGGCCggaagaagggcggcaaggccAAGAAGGACGCGGAGACGTACAAGCTCTACATCTTCAAGGTGCTGAAGCAGGTGCACCCGGACGTCGGCATCTCCTCCAAGGCCATGTccatcatgaactccttcatcaacgacatcttcgaGAAGCTGGCCGGGGAGTCGGCCAAGCTCGCCCGCTACAACAAGAAGCCCACCGTCACCTCCCGGGAGATCCAGACCTCCGTCCGCCTCGTCCTCCCCGGCGAGCTCGCCAAGCACGCCGTCTCCGAGGGCACCAAGGCCGTCACCAAGTTCACCTCCGCCTAGGCCGGAGTGCCGGACGCGCCGCCTTGCTGTCGCAGATGTGGCTGGCTGCTGCTGTCTCTGCTCGTCTCTCTGCAAGTAGTGGTAGGCTGGTAGCGCTGTAGCGGTAGTGCGAGCGCTAGATGATTGCCAACGCCCTGTTGGCCTTCTTGGTTGTTGCTAGTAGGAGTAAACTTCTTGCTTTTGCAAGCTGATATCGATCTATCCAGAATCTGGCAGCTCTGGTTTCCTATCCGTGTCAGGGATGATTTGGTTGATGCTgcctgttgagtaaataggcaattttccgagtagattaatccacaaaataataactagcatggcattgactagactaatgacatactgatcttgagttaacctagcacatactacgcatatagtggatacatctatgcaaacaagtagtactgctagaataaatacgaacaagaggataaacgagtcataccctccaatcggccgtagcagcggcggcggcggcagaggcagtatcctctgccgtcttcttctcggcttcctcgcggagacgatcagcttcgcttggtgaagacatggcgatgacgagggcgacgcggacgtagacgaagcagacggacggaggcgagcagtcgcgtgatcgctccccaaaaacctaatcgtccctcccccgtacaggaaccggagaagcgaggtttcggaggcctgctctcccgtcgaccgtgtacgcggtaaacgggacggagtcgccggcggcagcagcagttcaaggaacgaacgcgtgaggcagatgtgatctgatttcgtgacggctagggtaggtgatccgagtcggtaacgattacgatccgacgtctcgaatcgtgccttgtccgttatgtattctccgttcctgaccggcaaaaataagcgtgtaggtatgagctcggctcggctcattcccgcggcgCGGCACGTCGcgtcgcgtcgtgacgaggcgaggcgtggcgtggcgtggcgtggcgaggcgggcggcggaggaggagtgcgcgagggcaccttctcttctcactctccaatagcatgtggaagagagacccttataaaggggtccaaactctcctccactagcggggtgggactaaactcccaccaccttgccatgccaccacctacatgggcccttgtagattttctgaaattctctagtgggcctaaggcccacctccaaatttcaacaatcccccaccagatctcaagggcacatcgtgttccctcgttccaatcactgttttaatataccagcatttcagtgaagacctattaaggttgagcttcacctagaacaagtagctacactcctttacaactgaacaatggactatgccttgaattgtcagcttggcgtaaaagagcttcaccacaagtcttactagtactagactgccgaaggtgacccctcgggtggagcatattagtcacactcctggcctattcatgagtttactagagatcacccaaacctcatagactgtgaccaacagtcaagctcatataggtgtgttcctccaaagatcgctctgtaggacagcatctcgcttacatataagctttagaacacattaagatagtagtcatcctaccatacagtatccgagagtattgcatctccaacggagtgggttagtaaagttactctcctcagttcaccactggcttgttttcccaggtcctacttcacgggatctccgatcatataggttgggttactaccatggaaactcatgtgggtctcatacccatctccctcgatgcactatctatcacaacacgtgatagccctttagtaaagggatctgccagattcttagccgtttgaatataatccaacgctatcactccggagtttctcaaacgtctgacagccttcaatctcattcttatatgtttgttggacttcatattgtcctttgaactcttcactttaacaataaccgtctgattatcgcagttcataaggatagccggaaccggctcctcaaccacaggtaagtccatcaaaagatctcgaagaaattctgcttcgacaccagatgtgtctaatgccgttaattctgcttccattgtcgatcttgttaagatcgtttgcttgcaagacttccaggaaacagcaccacccccaagagtaaacatatacccagtagtggccttcatctcatcagcatcagagatccaattcgcgtcactatacccttcaagtaccgatgggaatcccgtatagtgaagcccgtgtttgacagtacctttcaagtagcgcataattctttcaacagcacgccaatgaacatcgcccgggtttgcaacaaaccggctaagtttgctcacagcaaacgcgatgtcaggcctcgttgcgctagctaggtacataagtgaaccgataatttgagagaatctcaattgatctatagctgtgcctttaaactttcgaataagcacactaggatcatatggtgtttgacaaattttgcagtctgaatatccaaagcgactcaaaatcttgtcaacatagtgggattgcagaagtgtaatcccaccctcatcatctctcaacagcttgatgttcaagataacatcagccaccccaaggtccttcatctcaaagttttgagacagaaaagacttaacctcctcaattactttgaggttggttccaaatatcagtatatcatcaacatacaagcacaatataactccttcgcccccaccatggcgatagtatacacatttgtcagcttcattaacaacgaagccaacagatgtcagagttgtattaaacttctcatgccattgcttaggtgcttgtctcagaccatataaagatttcagcaacttacacacctttccttcctgaccttctatcacaaagccatctggctgttgcatatagatttcctcatttagctctccattcaggaaagccgtcttaacgtccatttgatgaacgagaagaccatgagaggccgccaatgagagtagtactctaatggtggtcagtctagccacaggtgaataagtatcgaagaaatcttcctcttctttctgggcatagcccttggccacaagcctagccttgtacttttcaatcgtaccatcgggcctaagcttctttttgaacacccacttgcatcccaatggtttgcaaccatagggacgatcagtgatttcccatgtcccgttagccatgatggaatccatctcgctacggaccgcagctttccagtaatcagcatctggagaagcatacgcttccaaaatagaagtgggattatcatccacgaggtatacgaagaaatcatcaccaaaggtctttgcagtcctttgtctcttgcccctaccacgggcttcctcgtcatcctcctcaggattatcatcatgtgtttgttcataatattccataggaatggcaggctcaggagttatctcagattcatgtctagaagtgctttgcatatctctcatgggaaatatatcctcaaagaatgtagcatccctcgactccgttattgtaccgaccttcacgtcaggtacctcagatttcactactagaaatctatagcctacgctattcttagcgtatcccaaattaacgcaatccacagtctttggtccaagcttacgcttcttgggaatcggtacattgactttcgccaagcagccccaagtacgtaagtacgagagtgtcgtccttctctttgaccactcctcgtagggagtgacctcattatcttttgtaggaactttattcaggacatgacacgcggtcaatatagcctccccccaccatgccttggataaacccgatgtatctaacatggcgttaaccaaatcagttagagtacggtttttccgctcggcaaccccgtttgactggggtgaatagggaggcgtcctctcatgaataatgccgtgttccgcacaaaatgaatcaaattcgtttgagaagtactctccaccacgatcagaccggactcgtttaattttcttttcaagttgattctcaacttctgccttatagattttaaagtagtgtagagcctcatctttagtatttaacagatacacatagcaaaatctagtggaatcatctatcaatgtcatgaagtatttctttccacctttagtcaacacaccattcatctcacaaagatcagaatgtatgagttctaatggtgccaagtgtctctcctctgcagccttgtgaggcttgcgaggttgctttgcttgcacacacgagtggcacttagaacctttgactaaagtgaaagttgggattaaattcagttttgctagccgcgacataacaccgaaacttatgtgacaaagacgtgaatgccaaacttcagattcattaacactcgaatgaatattgttcacgactttattacaaaaatttgctagagaaaggcggaacagacctgcgcattcataaccttttccaacgaaaagtccatatttcgtaactactactttattagactcgaacaccaacttaaacccttctctacacagaagggagccactaacgagattcttcttgatggcggggacatgctgcacgttcttcagctgcacgatccttcccgaagtaaacttcagatcgaccgtgccaacaccaagaacagaagcactcgcgccattccccatcaatacggacccgcgaccggtggcctgataagaagagaacaatgacaagtcagcacacacatgaatatttgcacccgtgtccacccaccaatcggtggactgacaaactgtaaatacagtaagtaaattaccgtacccagatgcaccactttcattgttgcccacaatcatgtttgcagacttggagtcctccgccggcttcttgtacttgtttgggcatttgttcgcccaatgttcctctgaaccacaagtatagcagccatctcccttcttattcttcttgaagggcttcttccccttcttcttgaagtcggtattctgttggacagagttctttcccttgggcttgtgagaattgaagttcctctgatgtaccatattggcagcagaagagctttccaccgcttttccattggagtcctttgctctcgagttctgctcaacactcagatggcctatgatgtcctctactgagaactcacgcctctgatgtttcagagtagtagcaaagttcctccaggaattagggagcttagcaattatacagcccgcgacaaacttgcccggcaaattgcacttaagaacctcaagttccttagctatgcatattatctcatgagcttgttccaatacagaacggttgtcaaccatcttgtaatcgtggaactgctccataacatacatctcactcccagcatcggtggccccgaatttagattcgagcgcctcccacaagtccttggcaacatgcatatgtaaatatgcatcaaccagcttatctccgatcacgctaatgactgctccaaggaataggacggtggcctccttaaacatcttctcctgttcaggagtgatagtttccgtaggagtgacaccggctacccagaacacgttcatagccgtgagccataaggtggttctcgtttgccaacgcttgaaaaaagtaccggtaaacttatccggtttcagtgcagtagCAAAACcactactcgaaaaattcctacagacattaggtttttggattgttgagtaaataggcaattttccgagtagattaatccacaaaataataactagcatggcattgactagactaatgacatactgatcttgagttaacctagcacatactacgcatatagtggatacatctatgcaaacaagtagtactgctagaataaatacgaacaagaggataaacgagtcataccctccaatcggccagttggccgtagcagcagcagcggcggcagtatcctctgccgtcttcttctcggcttcctcgcggagacgatcagcttcgcttggtgaagacatggcgatgacgagggcgacgcggacgtagacgaagcagacggacggaggcgagcagtcgcgtgatcgctccccaaaaacctaatcgcccctcccccgtacaggaaccggagaagcgaggtttcggaggcctgctctcccgtcgaccgtgtacgcggtaaacgggacggagtcgccggcggcagcagcagttcaaggaacgaacgcgtgaggcggatgtgatctgatttcgtgacggctagggtaggcgatcgcacgcttataaaggcggctcgggtggagagacgtgggccaagcccacgtccgagtcggtaacgattacgatccgacgtctcggatcgtgccttgtccgttacgtattctccgttcctgaccggcaaaaataagcgcgtaggtatgagctcggctcggctcattcctactggcgaggcgaggcgaggcgaggcgaggcgtggcgaggcgggcggcggaggaggagtgcgtgagggcaccttctcttctcactctacaatagcatgtggaagagagacccttataaaggggtccaaactctcctccactagcggggtgagactaaactcccaccaccttgccatgccaccacctacatgggcccttgtagattttctgaaattctctaatgggcctaaggcccacctccaaatttcaacaatgcCATCCCATGCTCAGTAAACGGGCGCGCAAAGCTAGCTAATCTTTAACAGAAACTGAACTGAAAAGCAAACTAACCTATACTACTGCCGGTCATCATCCCGCTTATTCTGCTAACTGAAGGAAGGGAAAGCTAACCTATCTACTACGCCGGGCTAGGGCATTACCTGTTCAAcaccttgttcttgtttttgcacCCCTAGTAGTTACCATTGCTAATCCATTACGGCAATGGGAGTGGCAATTAGTGTCAGACAATTGGTAAACCGGTCCGTAGCAGCTTGGTGTTACTCTGAAAACGTCAAATGTGAGTCGTCCTCCATCTCTTGTCCTAAACAAGACGAGGTTCCAGAGAggcttctctttttttattgccTCGCTGTTCATTGAAGATAACTTAAGATGCCTTCTTTGGAGGTTTGAAAAGTTGCGAATCAAGATTCTACGAAGAGGTGACCTGTCCCTTCTCCTTTGATGGCCACTATGGTGGTGTCAAGCTCTGAGGATGTAATTTTTAAGATTCTACTAGAAATGTGTGCGCATTTCTATACCTTAAGTTGCATATAATTTTCTGCAATACTCAAgtcggacgaaatcaaacgaggaGGTGTTCTTTTATGGAATGCCGAAGCAGGGTAATATATGTTTTTAGCAAATTATCTGACTTTATTAATAATTAATGGAAGTTTTTCAAAAGTCACATCTTTAACTTAATTGAAATGCTTCGTGGTTTCTTTGCATTTTTTTTTGCATAATATCATATCTACATAAGCTGCTGTAACCTCAGTTCTTTTTGTAAAGCCGCATAGCCACACATGAGATATCGTAGAGCATGTTGTGGTTGGGGCCATACCCCTTACAAGGCAAGCCAATGAATGATCACCTATCATCATAATCAtatcatatactccctctgtcccaaaataaacgTGTCAAACTTAGTATAGCCTTATACTAAAATTAAtataaagttgagacatttattttgaatGCATACTATAGAACAAGAAAATTGAGAGCACAAAAAAGACgagaactcccccccccccccccccccccaatacatACTCCCtcctcccaaaataactgtcttaactttatactaactctagtataaagttgtactaagcttaagacagttattttgggacggagggagtacttgacaCCAACATCACCACGACCACTACTGGTGTGAGATGATAATCCGCATGAACTACATCCCGTGAACGAAACACCACATGTTTCCAGTGTTGGCCCACATCGCATGGACAATGAACGCCACACCATCATGACAAAAATAGAGCCGCGAGACTTTTATTACAATGATGTCGTTAAAATGGACCTGAAATGAAAGAAGCTAAAAATATAAGTATGATATTGACCCGTAGTTTCTCCCACTTCCCGATGCCTGAGGGCTGGAGAAACAGGGAGAGTATATATTTTTTCAAGTGATGAGAGAATTTTGGAAGAATAAAATGGAGCTTTCCCTCTGGcggcttggttttctttttttgGGAGGCTGAAATATTTCTTTGTACTCTTGGCGGCGGAAGGTTACTGGTTGGGCCGTCTGGCAAATCGCAACCACACACAACAATGGGAAACCCTATTTAGCGTCACAGGCGTCGGTTAATGGCAAATTTTGCTAACCGGCGCCTGCAGAGCTCCGTCATGGGCCGGTCCATTTAGAGATCCGATCTGTGTTTTAGCCTGTGCactttttttcaaattgatgattttttttgaaaatcgatGATTTTTGTTTGAAAATTGGTGAACACAATTTAAATATCGTGAACTTTTTGCAAAATCAATGAACTATTtctaaaaattgatgaactttttttcaaaaccaatgatttttttttgaattctgTGAACTTTTGAAAATACataaacatatttaaaaaatcggTGATTTTTTTAATAATTATTGAACTTTTTTCGCAGATATGTTTTTTTCTTGAAATTGTTTAAGGACCAACGCATTCTACATGGACCGGCCAACGAGAAGGAGCGCTGCTGCAGGCGCTGGTTTGCCTAACCGGCGCTGAAGGCGCCGTATAGACCTTCCCACAACAATAGCTTCGCCACATGGGGGGCTTCAGTAACTGTTGGGCCGTATATCCTGCGGGCCCAGGCTGCCATGTTCCTTCGTCGCGCTGACCTTTCTCCCTTCTTCCCGCCTGTCCGCCCAAAAAAGTTTCAAAATCACCCACCATGGCGGAGGAGCAGATGGAGGAGGCGGCGTCGTCCGCGGCGGCCTCCGGCACGCCGTTCCAGCTCCAGTTCGACAAGCCCATCCCCTTCCAGGTATCCCGCTTCCCTTCCTTCTCCCGCTAGCCGAAACGCCCCCCGTCGCGCGCGAGCTCGCCTCGACGGGCTTCACCAGTCGAGCTGATCTGCGCTGAAGCTTCTGCATCGCCAATCCCCCCCGCCCCCGCGTCGCTCCCCCAGGGGCAACTCGGGTGGCCGAAAACCTAGCCCCGCCGCCGGCGTTTCCCCGTCCCTGCCGTCTCCTTGTCGCCACCAGAGGGGTCCGCCGGCTCGCCGCGTGGGCTGCGGTGAAGGCGGCGGCGAGGATCTGCTCGCGCCGCTCTCTCGCGGGGTGGATGCTTCGTACACGAGGCGGCGGCCTCGCGGGAGGACACGGGTGGATTTGGGCTGGTAATCCAGGGGTGGCCGTACCCTTGCCGCATGCCAACCGTTTGCTGAAATTCCTAAGAGGGCTGGGCCGGGACCTAGTGGTTCCCTACTATCACTTCGTGCGGCTGAGAGGGCTTTTGGCTGGGACTTAGCGGTGGATCGATTCGTCTGACCTCAACACGATCAGGAACCCCGCTGTTTTGGAGCGACAAACACCATACTGGTTATCGAGCTTAGCTTTGGCATTTGCATCCAGTGATCCATTCTTCGGCCCTTAACCATGTGGTTCATCCGATTTCTATTGTATACCCTGTTCAGCAGCATTCTATGTGCGGCGATGTAAACAGTCAGCTACATAGACCCCACAGTTGGTGCTGCTGAATATTTGACATCTTTATGTATTGCGTGCACCTTTTCCATTTTCCTCACTTATTTTTTGTAGATTCATATTAGTATGATCCA
This genomic stretch from Hordeum vulgare subsp. vulgare chromosome 6H, MorexV3_pseudomolecules_assembly, whole genome shotgun sequence harbors:
- the LOC123405777 gene encoding histone H2B.2-like, with translation MVDSSGTSVSVKASPPISGHLLPAIYFLRPRLHSHLQFPTSQRNASHSLLPPPKQQQPWPPDKKPDAESKVEKAAEKTPARKKPNAEKRVPAGKTAAKEGEGKTRGRKKGGKAKKDAETYKLYIFKVLKQVHPDVGISSKAMSIMNSFINDIFEKLAGESAKLARYNKKPTVTSREIQTSVRLVLPGELAKHAVSEGTKAVTKFTSA